gtgtcgcattacaggtatgtctaattaaaaaacaggaagtgggttatatctatggtataaccgctagggtgacgtaggactatcgttgatttggagatcatttgtttgaagttgaatctgaattcattctgaatgaatgaatatttggagaacttcgagaacgagagcgttacgcgttggaggcacaaggttttatgcatccaatattggatacggaaatatcctactgatggggaagaataatcttcagaagctatcccgttaattgcgattgattgaaaaatcacaaaaccaaatgtatttggtcacagtgttacatggatagaaaacattaaaataaactctttcacattaatgtaatttgaaattcccagaggaactggcagattattttcagcaacgattagatatttccatattttcctcgatactggaagcccaccagtggttagtgctaactcgataaccatctgttaatagcacttgattgaaacatatttggtcacagtgttacatggatagaaaacattcaaataaactcttccacatgaatgtatttttaaattcctagaggaactggcagattattttccagatctttctcgatgctgaatggcatccaaacggaaagaattccgtgcgtgtatgtgtatgtgtagcggctgcttccatggtcaccttctcatctcctgaaggatcggcttctctgtgctccctcactgtttcaaacaaactgcttgcgtttcaggacagatctcgatccttcgccgtccagcaccctcagcaacgatattgtcttgtcgatgtcctcacgaaaaatgaatgcgtctcaccaccagaatatcgtttaagtatgctttttgtgcgtgtttgaatcgagagaaggcgtggatTACGATGGCAAATTGGAAGGCAAACttgaggggaatgaactctctgagctcggaactttcggcgactgagtaataatcgattgcgggcgcatacaatattggatacggaaatatcctactgatggagaagaataatcttcagaagctatccagttaattgcgattgattgaaaaagacgggtgggtaatgtcggggacataaccggagtgacgtaggactatacaaaggggacagctattgctaaatatatattttaaatttattgttttattttcttctcctatgtgaatacctacctatctacctgacaaatggattagtttactgtttactctttatgaacatgttgggggttctgaaaagaacctttggtgttgtgtttttgcgtttttttacaaacttgattcttgatttttttctgaaggctttgtacttattaaatgttcaacgccgggcatctttcggcgtatgcacatatcgtacaatcaaagtgatggcagtgatagggaatgcataggtggtcatcagctcattcactatcacatatttcactattgagtacattaccgtaccttaaactgtgatttcggagacgaatgaattgtaagatttgtaatctccgcaaacaaagtaaataaaaatgaaaaagaactgaggttttggagacgaactctacgatctgtctagaaataaacgagctataagcgttctgaaaaactaaCAGTAAATACACGGATGGATGacattcggattaaagtcctttaaaataagaacagagcagcaggaaatacatagctcatcatgttgctccttatttatttttctatacaatgcagatgtaacgtcagtcaattttcaacatcagttatcaaccaaagaaagcagttcttgctaccgaggaaattcgttaatgccatcctgcatacaatgtggtgtaatttgaagccacttttaattcatGGGTTTGTTAAAACTGAATGGGTTTGGTCATGGGTTtgttaaaactgaatgatcaatttaaaagaccccaaccaccaataagttcaagaacaagcataaacaaaataaatcagtttatattatatgtcatattatgtcactttagaatgcattggtgttgtgaaaaacttttaataactcttctttgaaaggtttaatggccctgaaaagcaccgTGTTGTACGGTGGCGGTCtatctgctgccgttttgcgattgcatttgccactcgctgaaactagttgttgccaccgaaccgaatgtgctctgttctgtaagcgggttttcttattgtcgtgagcagcttcgcaagccaactcgagcactctggcggccgaaattctataaccgctattaggtatactggtactcaggcaccaatccgttgatgcgatgtgatgtgaaatgatgccatacaaccaccctgatttacggtttgaaagagatatatttttcagcggatccgcgcgttttgtactttagcggtacacgattacaggatagagacaaattggcaaactcagccaaaggggcgagtccaacgagacgaacgaatgatcgttaaaaggcagcgatggcaaaaaaatacattcattacgatttgttcgctcgttggattcacatgcaggctgaaaagggtccttttttggatcacaaaaatatctttaatctaaagagttcattgttttgttattatcgATATCCTCatattgttcggctaaaccttccgtttaacgattgcgtttgccactcgccacagctttcacagttggaaaatttcttcccatccagcttgtgacatgttgtacagtaaattatatttaatgtgacgtgccgaagcaccactcagtgtcgcattagaggcgattttaacctgtaattaaacatttgcgatgacagtggtacagtgtcgactttcaatggggggggggtcataatttggaccccgaactctatgtttacaaaaaagtccaaataaatatgtcgcattacaggtccgttcaattagctaaatgtcgactgtactttcaatctagaagcaagttaagaattggtgaaaattgaataatcgggaaagtccccaaccatcaataagctcagaacaactgtcaaattctcatactcatcatatcctggaaaacaaattatgaaaaaatcaatttgtgttttattattatttgggatattgtttcagaaagcattgaactgtatttcgtaaactcttttttggaaggtttaatggccctgaaaagcgccgtgttttatggaatggttccaatttagaaaacttagtactcgtggttttgaaaaaaaaccacgcccttgatgccgccttgttctggatttgccaccaaagtagtttgtataaagaacaagctTTTTTCTTATGCtatctgctgccgttttgcgattgcgtttgccactcgccactcgttgcaattgcctgttgttgttttgatgtccaccgaaccgaatgtggtctgttctgaatgcggattttcttatcgtcgcgagcagctttgccagctaactcgatcactccggcggccgaaactatatatcgccaacttggtggactggtgcactggtactaacgcgctcggcctagctaccattgcggagcaattgtcgaatacacctacgggaaattgcagaccaacacggttcgagcgggattttgcctttccctttaccttttctcctttgccatgtccagacatggctgcttgtgttggtttgttgatgtgatgtgatgcgaaacgatgtggtgtacggtttggatgagaatgatcgttacggcagcggagcggggatttttaagctgactggctggctcgagaattacgcatatgtgagactgcgaccaatgtttcgttcatttttttctttttcctttccaatcgtgcttcattgtatttcgctgctgctctggttgctcgttttggtcgatacgatttgaggagcacaaaatggaccaatcaaaaatgggcacatagtgcatttgaacaatgcttgatatttcacaattattcaattatttatctcaaggaaaatgaaatgttatttgttatgatagacgcgtagatatatttcctatcaattgatgcaaaaacctttgcgatctattgagaaatgctcgagttataagcgttccaaatcttgcattttttcctacttgttcagtgcctagatttccatttcaccccctatatcttccggttagacgtagtcctacgtcaaaatcacaaaaccaaatgtatttggtcacagtgttacatggacagaaaacattcaaataaactctttcacattaatgtaattttaaattcccagaggaactggcagattattttccggatctttctcgatgctgaatggcatccaaacggaaagaattccgcgcgtgtatgtgtgtgtgtgtagcggctgcttcgagatcttcccgggaaaccgtttgtggcatcactcttctcctgatggattcccttctagcctaaggtgcacaaacaggcttttggtgacaccgttcatccgcgctttcatgataaatgaagagtttcaccacaacagcgacaacatgctccaatcgctgttcaattagaactgagtggatttccgagcggcgctcgcttatataccgattggtgatttcaatagcctattttgaaagcatttttagactattgaaacaagtttttggatcaaaaagtaacaagtatagaacacgtagacattttatctttcgaatgaagtgtttatcataccagttcgttcagttgtttaggagctattaacgttcaaaatctcggtctccggcgtaacgctttcgttttcgaaactatgattttacaccccggtatagaaatgaaagacgtagtcctacgtcaaaaaatgtcgcattaaatgtaaattactgtatatattttttattacaaCCTATTACAACAAATTCAAGAGGTTTTCAAAATGACCACGTGACTTCACAGTCTTGATtatagcttcttcttcttcttatatggcactaacgttcctaggggaacttcgccgtcccaacgtagtactacttgggtcatttttattagtactcagTTGAAATTTCtaggccaaataacacaccttgaatgtattctgagtggcaagctttagaatacgcgtgacacaGTGCtagacggaggaaatttctttgacgaaaaattcccccgatcagaacgggaatcgaacttgATTCCCGCATTCAGAcgtgttaggtttgacgctaaccactcggccaccggAGCACAATTTATAGCTATCATTGTCTACTTCGATTGCAAAATCCGCATTTTTGTGGTGTTTATTCATTGATCAGGGCCGTAACAGCCGGAATATGGAGTAATATTTGGAACTACAACTTtgtaatttggaaaaatgttaaacAACAGTTTTGCTTTAAATATATCCGCTAAGAGAAGGATGCGTGAGGTAGAATGGCTATCGAGCTTTTCAACCAACATTCATAGATCATTAAATGTGCCATTAGAAGCAAGTTATGACATGACAAGTTTGTGTATTGTTTTCGCGAGGGCGAGACGATTAAATGAAAGGCCACACCGAATATATACTGATTGTTGTGCTGAATAATCTATCTCGACGGCACCGGCAACAAAATACTAACGCAGATATCCATTACCAACATGCCAATCatccagcagcaaaatgctccGAGCGTGGAAGTATACCCGTTTGCAAATTGTGCAAGCGTAAACTTGTGCCCATACAAGTACTTAAGTGCTCATTTTGTATGTTGGAATTTTATTCGATGGaaataaatgaacaaaatatAACCTCTATATCCtcattattgtattgtataATGAACGAATGCGACCCGATATCAATAAATTGGGCGTTGGCAGGAAATCCCGAAAGAAGGATCGAAGTTGGGGCGATATTCTGGTACATGTTTTGACACTTGTATTTACTAATTTACTCgcgtaaaatatacgaattattagtacggtagaaaatgactaacgAACTGGTATCAATTACTAAAGAGTTTGTGATATATtctaattattcctctcagtgttGCGACAGGAAACATCAGACAAGTTTGTACTATTAATTACCAGGAAAACATATTCCACTATTTTTGCTGGTTGCCCAACAAAGCAGATGAACGAATGACGAATATCACGCGATAgtgtcaaataaaaatataatgaaaataGTCTTGAAAGATACGGCTCTTCTGCAATGAACTAATCAAATAATCATCAAACTTCAAGGcaaaattctcgcgtaacttttgaaaaggtccaatgtaacattttcgccaactcgagaaaaacgtagttgaagacctgaacattatttcgcgaattgtcttaaaagctatcaatcactgttttcaccactagctgtcaagaataactccgtaaaaccaattgtaactattgttccgtgatttgagattaaggttgaagcctcggagcgaaaaatgttacattggacgttttgactgcccgcgtttgcacattggacatattacgttgcactataaaaatttgaaactaactaataaacaataatccaaatatcagcatttcgttctaaagactgattattattgttatcactcgttgaattgcactgaaatcgattacaacacctgtaagaaacaaattccaaaacgaccgaagtacgactgcgagttgttttgactgctttgttacttcggacgtttcggccgtcggtggaaagtggcgtccgaagtaacagccgggtgcttaaaattcgaatctgtacattggatatttttggtatcggcgacaaaaagatgaagaagatagatacgtgaacgattgtttttgtaatacattcaatgattgaaaactaatatcgtgcatccattaactcgatttgtttacatttgttacataggaccttttcaaaagttacgcgagaattgtatttttacatttcaatgAAAGAGCAATCTTTTTTGTTCTTAGGCTAAAATTCCTACCCcttacatggaaaaaatcaacgttGAGTTTCTACTTGACGAAAGGCAATAGCGGCATTGATGTTGATAAACGTCAAAACGCATCCCACCGAACGAAGAACTGTGTTTAGAAAAGTTAAATACAAGCGCAATTAGGAAGTAGCTTtgccaatttttgtttttattcaacaATTCTGAGAAATAGAAGTGAAATCCACTAAACATTGATTAGGTATTACCCTAGCTTATTCACAATGAAATTAGTAAGGTAAGGTATACTGTATTTTTTGAGGGCTTTTGCCTCCCCAGTTTATACGTTTGAGACGCCTTTTCTCCAAAGAACTAACCTCAAAGCAAATCATTCGATTGACCGGTTATACCCCTTCCGCAGATTCCTGATGAAGTTGAGTCATGAGACGGTGACGATTGAATTGAAGAACGGAACACAAGTACACGGAACCATAACCGGTGTGGACGTAGCCATGAACACTCATCTGAAGGCAGTCAAAATGACTATCAAGAATCGGGATCCAGTGCAGCTTGATTCGCTCAGTATTCGTGGAAATAACATCCGCTACTACATACTGCCGGACAGTTTGCCCTTGGAGACACTGCTGATCGATGATGCCCCAAAAACAAGAGCCAAGAAAAGGGATGCGAATCGTGGTGGACAGCGAGGTCGTGGCAGAGGGACCAGAGGTATTTGTAGACCCACTTTGcagctttttttttgtcgtcATTCAGTATCCATACGATTTTGGAGGTTCATAGTTTTTATTCTCAAgacgaaatgtgtatatttgGGATTCAAAGAAtatctttcaaaaattcaatgaaaactataaactGAAGTCACTCAAAACGCAATGGGCAATACTCGAATGTGATAACCTTTCAATACCCTGACTAATCGTTGAATTTCCAACAGGTGGCCGCGGTGGTCCACGAGGGGGTCGTGGCGGACCAAGAGGACGTGGCAGGCGTTGATCGTTGGGAAATCGAATCCTTTTTTCCTGTCAATCATTGCGCAACCGACTCAAATTAGATGTAAGAACTGAAAAACCTGAACATTGCATTTCCATACGATCTGTATGAACTTGAACTGCGAAGTGTAATAGGGAATAAAATGTCGAAGTTAAGaaacgtatcgaaattgtttattttcatcgaatgcCAACATTTTTTAGGCCCGCTGTTATACACCGTAAATCAGGGTGTATATTCCGTATACCAGGAAGCAAACGAAGAATAGACAGGCTGCAATTGCAAACGATTTCGAATTTTCTCTGTGCAGTTTGTGAAGATTTTGTTCGTTTAACTCCAGCAGTTTTCCAATCTCACAAATTTCATTTCGGAGCGTCTCGCGACGTGCATCCGAGAGTTCTGGATCATCGATGAGTCGTTCCTCCATGTTACGCATCCTTCTACGTAGTTTAGCAATCGTTTCGTTCGAGTCCTCGATCTACGATTGGTAAAATACGTTTCGTACACTCGTTTTGTAACGGTAAATTATGTTCAGCTACCTGTTTTTGTATTGCACATGgtttgaccattttttttccCAGAATTGCGAACGTTTAAATTCTAAGGAATGGTTTTTGCAGCAAAAAGAAATATCGAAAAGTGTTAACAGAACTAATATTGGAATACTGATTGAGTGTAGAAAATTACAACTGTTTTCATTGTTGTTTGTATCCACGATGATGAAGGCACAGTGCTGGCATCTGGTGGAGACATTCGTATTTGTGAAACGATTTGTTCCTATCAGA
The Toxorhynchites rutilus septentrionalis strain SRP chromosome 2, ASM2978413v1, whole genome shotgun sequence genome window above contains:
- the LOC129768457 gene encoding probable small nuclear ribonucleoprotein Sm D1, with the protein product MKLVRFLMKLSHETVTIELKNGTQVHGTITGVDVAMNTHLKAVKMTIKNRDPVQLDSLSIRGNNIRYYILPDSLPLETLLIDDAPKTRAKKRDANRGGQRGRGRGTRGGRGGPRGGRGGPRGRGRR